aaggatAGCTCGCACAGGgagcctgaacacctaaggccggctctgatcagacccccacaatctgaTTCTGACGGCCAATCTTacatataggtcatcaatattataggCCTGGAAAACCAAAGATGTTGTATAGCAGGCAAATGCAGCCCATTCCTAGATTTATCATGGGGCCCTATAATTTTTGTGTATGCCCCTAATTCTGTTCTTTCTGTCTTCAAGGAGGACCTGTTCGCTTTAACAGGTCCTGTGGCGGATAATACAGAATACTGATTATTTGGTACTGATGAGAAGAATtacatttttctacatttttggtaaataaaattatttttatttaatataataAGCCCCATTTTGAAGCTGTTCTGGGGTCTTAGTGTCCCATGCTGCTTGCACAAGAAGTCATAGATACAGAATAAATGGATGTGTAGCAGCGCATGCACCTTCGCTGTGCTTGTGCCGCTCCTCAGAGCAAGTGCGAGACTGACAGGTCCAGTAGACATGTCCGGCCTGTCCATCAAGCGGGAGGGAGCCTCTTGAGCATTAGGGACAGTCCATCACTGCTCACGAGCTTTAACCAAATCTATTCGTATGAGTCGGTTCTCTCATCTCTATATCTGATCATTATTTGGTGaccgcattaggcctcatgcacacgactgtatccgtatccgcaaaatacagatgcggtcCATGTACCATCCACATTTAATCTgcagaccctttttttttttttaaatggtccaTGGTCTGCACTTTGCAGACATATTTTACCTTTTTGCCGAACGGacttacggatgcggaaagcacacagatgatccAAGCACACGGATTTCAGCAatccccattcatgtgaatggaacTGATCCGCCACGTTGACAGGGTTGCAAaccacattttttctttttttctggacaacttatcccaaaatcacggacagctaaaaaaaaaattgttatggacaaattggaaaatcCTAATGattgataaagattataagtaatccatgtctatagcgcagtatactgataagaacgcaccaccagcatttactgtgagctgtaaaatgatgatacttaccaccaaaataatctagtcaagtaccaccaacctcatgtctatttttttttcacggacacaggaatGGCTGGCAATCTTATAGAGCTGAGCCGCCATATCTAAGCCTGCCATGTTAGATCAGTTGTCTTATAGATATGCCAATAAATGTTTTTTGGAGGGGGGTCAGAGCTTATGTTATTGCCCCTGATTTTTAAGAGCCTTGCAATGAACTTGATAGCAGGTGCTGCATGGAAGGGTCACTTAAAAGAACCCACAGGCTGCAGCTGCCGAGCGCGGAGAAGATGTTCTGGgcgcccatgagcctttagttacgcccctagaTGTTACAGGTCTTTGCTCTGATTCGTATTATCTATCCCTGCTTCCAGTGAGTGATTACATAAATGTTCTGCAGTTTGACCCTGGATCCAGGCCAAGGGGTAGGAGGGGTCTGAATTGGCAAAACCTGAGATGAAACAGAAAGTTGCAAGCACAGCAACTCTATAGGGACAACAGTCTGACATATGACTAACAACTGACTGCAAAACAAGTCTGCGGAGAACAGCATTCTGGGCCACACTGCACGGTGAGTGAGGGGCCACCGGACACCATCATATAATGCAGTGAGTAAACAGTTAACGGTGATTCTTCCTTCCCCACAGGTCAGTTCTATGACATAGAAGACGTCTCCTGGTGCTGAGTGAGTACATTCAGGCAAGCAGTCCTGTGCAAATGACTTGCCTATAGATCAGGGGTCAGCGATCTCCTGCACCacagctagtgtgaaactacaactccaagcatgctccatttacttctgtgggagttctgaaaacaaccaagcaagtgtgcatgctgggagttgtagtgtcaacAAATCTGGAGTACCGGAGATTGCTGTTCCCTGCTATAGATTTTTCATTTTCTTGGAAGCGCAAGTCACAGCAACATAGAATGACCTTACAAGAAACCAAaagggagagcagcagcagtgtgTAGCAGAGAAGAGTTTATGGTCATATGACAATGTATTCACTTCAGTCttccataggactgcagataagcCAAGTGAGTTCTCTCTGTGCAAAGAAGAGACAGTTACATGGCAAAATCAACTCTGCTtcatgtagcagtgctggattTGTCATTTCACTCTTTTGGAACTGTTTAAATTATGTGTGCAGACAAACTCAGCCCTGCTTCAGtgccttaaagggaaagtgtcaccaatttttttttctgccagttaaaaccagtaaCACATATTCTTTTTtgtaatctatttttattttctgattgtagatttatttattctatttcctgaggatgcttatgggggcagccatcttgcctgagctgttcttgacaggatttacacagcattaagaaaattgctttacagcagccccatggtcaGTAGACACAATGgccaggaggggacctcactgacttctatgggagagtctactaggcatgttctgtgccctgtgcagaggtcattgtacaaggaaagcatagataagctctgacagtcACCTATTGTgattggtggatcctgtcttatctatacacagaggtgatatattataattacaggcaggatgagcagataactgcagtaaagtgatctgtacagaccaagaagtgacacCGATAATTAGACATGGCGGCCAGTGTGAAAACGGCAGGAtttttggtttttgtttaaatatagatattgtcatggaaaattaaatcataaataaatatcatcaaaaattatttaaaaatattttctgatgacaccttccctttaaggctaggtctacacgacgacatttgtcgcgcgacagatagggcgcaacagttgtcgcgcgacattttgttgcactaatgtcgcgcgacaatttttataatgtcagtctatggtgtcgcactgcaacatgcgacatgttgcgactgcgacgcgacagtcgcagaaaaatccatcttgaatggattttctgcgactgtcgcgtcgcagtcgtagcatgtcgcatgttgcagtgcgacaccatagactgccattataaaaattgtcgcgcgacattggtgcaacaaaatgtcgcgcgacaaatgtcgtcgtgtagacctagcctaagtgtccaggtaaggcctctttcacactacagtatgttgaattcagtgttttgcgttccgtttttcacggatccgttgttccgttttttgcttccgttgtggttccatttccgttccgttgttccgttcagtttttccgtatggcgaatacagtatacagtgatttcatgtaaaaaattgggctgggcataacattttcaatagatggttccgcaaaaaacggaacggatacggaagacatacggatgcatttccgtatgtgttccgttttttttgcggacccattgacttgaatggagccacagaccgtgatttgcggccaaatataggacatgttctatcttttcaacggaacggaaaaacggaaacggaatgcatacggaacacattccgtttttttgcggaaccattgaaatgaatggttccgtatacggaacgccaaaaacggaccgcaaaacggaaaaaaaaaacggtagtgtgaaagaggcctaagggtgatgCCACACACTGCAGTGTTGCTGTAAttttatataaaatgacaatagaaCCTCTACATGTGGACCCTAGCTATCTATCTTTAGCTATAATTTGGAGAAATTTTGCAGACACTTaaccctcattcacacatcagtgtttggtcagtgatttccatcagtgattgtgagctaaaaccaggactggagcctccacagacataaggtataagggaaagatctgcacctgttctgtgtttagaggcgctcctggttttggctcaaaatcactaatggaaatcactgaccgaacactgacgtgtgaatgaggcattatacTGGATCATGAATTACATCCAGGgtacttatgtacctggccatCTGCTgcaaatgccctcctaaattcaATTGTATTTCTATCCATACGATGGTGATACATGTAAATACTGCATCAGGGCAAAGGCCACTATATAAGACAGTGTACAAATGGCGCAGGTATTTCATTTTGTTTCCTTGGCCACTTGAGgagcatactactgggggaactataggggtcattattattCATGCTGCAGGTAGGACTGGCTTGTTCCTTGGTCCACGTTTCACCTGCTAAGCCTCCTGCTCTATATTTTAATTAGAGACAACTAGAGGAGGGCAGAACGTGGCAGCTGGTGCTGGCAACCACAGAAGGGCTGCTTTTGGGGCGggattttgtgatgcactgtggtattctcacttccttctgggattcacatccccacctatcccttggttgaacttgatggacttacgtCTTTTTTCatccgtattaactatgtaacttaactatatatggttctgctggggcagtattttgtgctgcactgtggtattgctgacccttGCGTTGCACTGCCTTctttcaatttggacccacctacaacatgggggcactttaagggttttccagggccacattaagtacccagtccacccctggttaCATCATATTTTATTCTCCATGCACCCTGTAGAGCTGCTTGTTTCTCTTCTACATCCCAAGCTGTGTTATCTCCCacctgtcctctggtggttgtaTATTGCCAGCCATAAACAATAGATTTCTGGCCTGCAGCTTCTGCTTCTGTCCTGGCACCTCTGTACAGGTGCATGGTCGATTCGGCCGAGCTGCTCTGCAACTACCTGGTTTCTAGTGGAAGGGGCTGTCTGCCATCTCTTCCTGGTATAAAATAAACGGAGTCATACTCGCCTTACCAATCCCCTGCCGCATCCATGCAGATGGTTTCCTGGCCCTCTGCCAGTCTCTGTTTACCAGTTCTAGCAATGACATGGCCAGGAGTAGACTGGGAACTTAACGTGGGCCCATGTTATAGacgagtccaaattgacagaaggcgggacaACACAAGtcggcagggacaacagaagtggtggggccagcaatactgtagtgcagcacaaaataccgcctcagcaaaGCCAATTACCACAGTGCAGTATAAAATACTGCTGTATCACTATCCTgaggaattcaggagggcataagtacctgatgctcctatcaTTGATTAACGCATCAGATCTCCTCACCCGCCGTGGAGAGGACTCGGGCGGCCCACTGGAAAAACATTTCTCCCATTCACGGACTATGGACATGTTTCTGACCGTTGACTCCTGTTTATTGCAGCTGCCATAAAGGACAAACCCTGCTGACTGTCTGTATAGACTATGCAAGAGGCATGTGTGTGCTTCCAATATGGAAAGAAACTAAATATAAATACATGAGACCTCCTGTCAGTCACGCTATTGAGGAATACTATAATTAGACCTTCCCCCTTCCTGTAATGCGGTGCAATACATTTTATTCAACTGGAGATTCTAGCAATTAAGCATAATGGGAATACACTAGGTCTACCTAGTCTTCACCATGTGTGGTTTGGTTGCATGGAGATTCATGCAACTTATAAATGGTCACAGAACAGTAACTTTGTATAGAATCCTATGAGCTTAAACATTTATTCTGGATGTTTTGTCTCTCTGTAGAGGTTGAAGCCTTCTCAGTGGTGGAGGACAGGATGCTTCGGTGGCAGAAGACGTGTCTAAGCCTTCAAGGTCTGGGATACACGATTGTCTTGTTACAGAGCCTGGTTTGGCTTCTCCTTGTTTATGCCTTGATCATCGGAGGTGGGAATGTTCTTGTAGATGGCTGcaagaaaattggcttttacaaTTACTGCTTCCACAACACAACAAATGATGATGACTGTCACTGTATCACCCATTTCAGCGACCTGAACTCCAAAATCACCTCCCATGGTCTTACCTTGTCCCTCATTTTGACATACTCTTCACTGGTCATCGTAGTCATGGGCCTTGTAAACTTGGCATTAGCTCAGTGGCTCAAAGATGACACCTTATGGAACTTTCAACTAGGCTTAAACATTTTAAGTCTAGTAGGACTTTTCTTGGGAACAATCAGTCACCTCTTCCTTACCCTGGACCAGTTTGACCTTTCCCGTGTGACTCTTGGTTTCTTGGCTTTACAGCTGGCTGTTGGTGGTTTATTTCTTCAGATTTGTCTCATAAGAATTTACATAAGACTCAACAGTGTGTTGTCAACATCTAAAACCGGGGGCCATGCTGCTTAGGACCTCTTCTTCTTAATGGCTTAAAGCTGAACTGCACTGTAGTAGAACTTAGCACAGTCTATGAATGTATTTCTCCTCTTGCAGTTGCCTTGTAACCACTTGACTGGTTTTAAGACTGACCACCTTCTCAACACATGTAGCAACAAAAGCTGGAGTGCTCACAGGACATTCTGAGGTGCACATGAGACAACTTCATTCTACACAGATAACGGATAATGTACAAGATGAGAGCAAAGGTTCTTGGACATGGAAGAATATGAGTTGTCTGCTGTCTGGGTATACCCACTCTTGCTGTATGATTACTACATGACATTGCATTGCACTTTACGTCAAAACCTCTCCTTATACTTgccaaaattttaatcctaaattGTAGGATATTTATAAGCTCTGCCCTGTAACAGAAATTGCTAAGAAAACCCCTAACTGCATATAGAAAAATTATGGTCAGATATATCAAGCTAAGGTCAGCCTTTTTCATATAGTAAAACTGAGCAATTTACCCAAAGGATATAATTAGAATTTTGCCCCAATGCAAATTTGTGACTGTATGTACTGTAACCTCTATGCACATGCAGCACTAGCGCTATTGGAAACTGCAGTCACGTGACTATCACATGACCACCCTGCATAGCATCATACCTTATCTACCTTATCgtactttggataacccctttaaatgttttgcaacattttgtacaattttaattttttttaaattcaggtTTCAAGAGGCAGATTTTCCTACATTGTGTTTGTGTGTATGGAATTTTTGGATTTTGGAGGAAGAAGTGTTTGATATACAGCGTGGAAAGTATTATATGAAATAACATTTGCACTTATATTCTGAATTAACAATAGTAATTGAATAAACATCTGTATTACCCTGCATTTACAATAAATTATTTATTCAGTTGAGTCTTTCTATTTGGGAGAGCATTCATGTTTATTGCTTTAGGGATATAAGATAAGCGTCACACACACACCTCTGCCGCTGCCTGTGCAATGTTCAAACAAAGCATTGAGGGAAATGTCTGGTCAGATGTGGCTTTCCTGATTGCTGGGCTTGCACAAATCAGCTTTTGGCAGgccagattatttatttttttgaaaatccacaggataggggataaagtCTTTGACTGCGAAGGGTAAAACAgctgggacccccagtgatcataaAAATGTAGGGCCCTGAGCCCCTGTGTGAATAGAGCAGTAGTGCGCTTGTCTGTACACCTACCACTTCTGGGACTGATGGTGCGCTGAGTGGATAGGGGAAAAATgtttgatcaatgggggtccacgAGAATAGAATGGAGATCCCAAATAATTGGCGCCCCCGTAGTGTGGAAGTCCATCCATccacttcattcacttctatgggactgttggGGAGCCAGGTGGAACTGGATAAGTGTTCTTTGTGGGGAGGAAATCTCCACCATAAAGCcccatgcagacgtccgtggaacacggtctgtgagataccggactggcattgcaggagcactgggcgtcattggttgctatgatggtgtgcgctcctgcaatgccagtccggtatctcacggaccgtgttccacagacttctgcatgaggcttaagtttTGACAAAGGGCCTCTAGCAACCCTGGACTGTCCCTTTTGGGATTCCTCATTACTATGTCAGAGAAAGAAGCATTAAAATGTtgctgtaaggctgggttcacatcacactGCTAtcatttcacactggcgttttggctttccgtttgtgggaTCCGTTCTCTCAAGCGGTCCAAAAccaatcagtttgcattctaaatggaaaaggatccgctcagaatgcatcagttcagtctccattccgtttgatgaaactgagccaaacggatccgtcctggcacacaatgcaagtcaatggggacggatccgttttcactgacacaatagaaaacggatccgtcctccattgaatttcaatggtgttcaagacggatccgtcttggctatgttaaagataatacaaacggatccgttctgaacggatgcagacggttgtactatgtaaacagatccgtccatgacggatccgcacaaaacgggagtgtgaaagtagccgtcaCATCTCCCAACTTTCTAAGAAAGCTAAGAGGGACACGGTTTGAGGGGTGCCACACACCACATTGCAGCAAACCTTTTGTTAACCAACACCTCTAGCCCTGCCCAATTTCTCTCCATACATGACTAATCTCGCTTGGTCTCCCTTGTGCCCCCACTCAGCAATAATGCCCCTTTGTGCCCCGCAAACCTTGATAGTGCCATTTTTGTGTAACACACAGTGAGTATGCCTCCTTTATATCCACtcaaaaaaaagtgacccctcACAGTAAGCATCCCTCCCCCACAAACGTttgtgtacatgtagcctaaggcctcatgcacacgaccgttattgtgttccgtgtccgttgttccgttaccgtgattttctgcggacccattgactttcaatgggtccgttgaaaactcggctaatgcatccgcgtctgtgatccgtgttttcagtccgtcaaaaaaataggacctgtcctattttttttcacagacagcggttcgcggacccattcaagtcaatgggtccgtgaaaaaacacggaggcacacaagattgtcatccgtgtccgtgatccgtttttttcctatcatttgcaaggcaaacttgacttagactttttttttacttttcttcatgtctggtgatcctccaaaaataaaggaagacacacggaaacaaaaacggacacggatcacggaacaacggaacccctttttgcggaccggaaaaaaatactgtcgtgtgcatgaggcctaaagcagagtCTGTTAGTAGGAGGTTCACTGAGGGTCTGGCCGAGAAAGCGGGAAGCAAAGGTGCACAGAGTTGGGCCTTCTCTGGGTGCACTTAACTGTTTATTTGCACATGGATAAAGTCCACTTTcacaagaaaaattaaaaagctgTGGACGTAAGaacatggtgatgcaaagaaaaaaaaaaattccaaagtttttttttttattattaaaataaaactatacatatgtggtatcgtttgtaattgtactgaaccgtaaaatgaaaataacaggtccgttttactgcataggaaatgctgtaaaaacaaaacccagaaaactatgcagttgtgtttttttataattgcaccccatttggaattttttcccgctACCTTATATGCAACcggaaatggtgccattagaaaatacaacttgtcccgcaaaaaaaaaacaagccctcatgtggctatgtgaatggaaaaataaaaaaaccgtTATGGCTTTGGGTAAGCTGGAGTTAAAAAgatgaaaatggaaaatcacccGGTCTGCTGAGCAGCTTATAGAAATGTGGTGTGAACCCAGGCTTACAGCTGCTGCGTCGATTTCAAAGACCTGAGATACAATTTACTGATGGCAAAGATACAGAAAAATTGAAACATGCAGGTTTATTAAAAAGTTGCAGAATGTTTCATTATACGAGTGCGGTTTATTTCCATAAAACTGGTAAATTCCTATAACCTGGAGAGAGATGGATAGACCAGTTCACACCAATATTCCCACACACTTTGTGGTAACATTAATCTCATCAGACGCAAAATAAACATCATTTAaaatgggttttccaagacttttaggccccatgcacaggaacgtataatatttccgtgtctgttccattatttttacggaccatatacggagccattcatttcaatgggtctgcaaaaaaaacggaagtaactccgtgtgcattccgtttctgtatgtctgtatttccgttccgccaaataatagaacatgtcccattattgtccgcattacggacaaggacagtactgttctattaggggccagctgttccgttcagcaaaatacggaatgcacacggacgtcatctgtattttttgcggctccgtttttttgcagcctcgcaaaatacatacagtcgtgtgcataaggccttatactgatgacctatcctctgcataggtcatcagtatctgatcagcaggggtccaacacctgggacccccgccgatcagctgtttgagcagggATCGGCGCTCGAAGTAGGAtcatggccttctctctgctcatatAGCACAGCACAGTCCATTGTACAGAggttgtgcttggtactgcagctctgagctgtgcctaggccatgtgaatgaTGAATGCGACGTCACATAGCCAAGGGAAAGATGACAGAATGCCGTGGTACTACTTCAAgcatcagtgccttctcaaacagctgattggcggggttgcTAGGTGTCAGAGcaccgccgatcagatactgatgacctatctagagcaAGGATCGACAACCTTCGGCATTCCAGCtgctgggaaactacaactcccagcatgcacacttaatcAACTGTTTTTGTAACGACCACAGAAGTGAAAAGAtgttggagtgccagaggtttctgatccctgatctagaggaTAGGCCAGGattcagcaacctttggcactccagctggtgTGAAACTCCCAGTGTGCAAATatgctcagctgttcttctaactcccatagaagtgaataaagtatgctgggagtggtagtttctaAACAGCTGGGGGTTGCTTATCGctgggacaggtcatc
The Bufo gargarizans isolate SCDJY-AF-19 chromosome 2, ASM1485885v1, whole genome shotgun sequence genome window above contains:
- the TMEM140 gene encoding transmembrane protein 140 is translated as MLRWQKTCLSLQGLGYTIVLLQSLVWLLLVYALIIGGGNVLVDGCKKIGFYNYCFHNTTNDDDCHCITHFSDLNSKITSHGLTLSLILTYSSLVIVVMGLVNLALAQWLKDDTLWNFQLGLNILSLVGLFLGTISHLFLTLDQFDLSRVTLGFLALQLAVGGLFLQICLIRIYIRLNSVLSTSKTGGHAA